Proteins encoded in a region of the Raphanus sativus cultivar WK10039 unplaced genomic scaffold, ASM80110v3 Scaffold0556, whole genome shotgun sequence genome:
- the LOC108830843 gene encoding peptidyl-prolyl cis-trans isomerase FKBP12-like — protein MGVEKQIIRPGTGPKPAPGQTVTVHCTGFGKGGDLSQQFWSTKDAGQKPFSFQIGKGAVIKGWDEGVIGMQIGEVARLRCSPDYAYDAVFKWQFFIFVASEILFKQTAMTLISVSSKLFGQAFYLK, from the exons atgGGTGTGGAGAAGCAAATCATCAGACCCGGCACAGGACCCAAACCCGCTCCGGGTCAAACCGTCACCGTCCACTGTACTGGATTCG GGAAAGGTGGTGATCTTTCTCAGCAGTTCTGGAG TACAAAGGACGCTGGCCAAAAACCTTTCTCCTTCCAAATCGGTAAAGGTGCTGTAATCAAAG GATGGGATGAAGGCGTTATTGGAATGCAAATTGGAGAGGTTGCTCGATTGCGG TGCTCACCGGATTACGCATACGATGCTGTTTTTAAGTGGCAATTCTTTATCTTTGTTGCTTCTGAGATCTTGTTCAAACAAACTGCGATGACACTTATCAGTGTTTCTTCTAAACTCTTTGGACAAGcgttttatcttaaataa
- the LOC108830829 gene encoding transcription factor SAC51-like has protein sequence MMPLDTRQWNLTPQACFEDIAARFHPGVPLPDASELHDARCLQQPPPPFKSLLWSHDKEESCGKRFSLSDMRSWCAAAAATTPRGGALDSAQKGLMILDQSGNQTRLLQCPFPLTAEPVKLSELQHRVEESEMHEDTEEINALLFSDEDYESDDDDEVMSTGHSPYSVEQVCNKRQLEEIDGPCKRQRLLDKVENISGSSSSSLVVGSSTKEDTGSGLSNEQSRKDKILTALKILESIVPGAKGNQALLLLDEAIDYLKLLKQELISTSH, from the coding sequence ATGATGCCTCTTGATACCAGGCAATGGAATTTGACTCCTCAAGCTTGCTTTGAGGATATTGCAGCTCGGTTCCATCCTGGAGTTCCTCTCCCTGATGCATCTGAGCTTCATGATGCTCGCTGCTTGCAGCAGCCACCACCACCTTTCAAGTCTTTACTGTGGAGTCATGATAAGGAGGAGTCTTGTGGTAAACGTTTCTCTCTGTCTGACATGAGGTCTTGGTgcgctgctgctgctgctactaCTCCGCGTGGAGGAGCATTAGACTCTGCTCAGAAAGGACTCATGATATTAGATCAGTCAGGAAACCAAACTCGTCTATTACAATGTCCATTTCCCCTAACTGCAGAACCAGTTAAACTCTCTGAGTTACAACACCGTGTGGAAGAGTCTGAAATGCATGAAGACACTGAGGAGATCAATGCGTTGCTCTTTTCAGATGAAGATTACgagagtgatgatgatgatgaagtaaTGAGCACCGGTCACTCTCCTTACTCAGTTGAACAAGTTTGCAACAAGAGGCAACTCGAAGAGATAGATGGTCCTTGTAAAAGGCAGAGGCTACTGGATAAGGTTGAAAACATCAGtggctcatcatcatcatcacttgtGGTGGGCAGTTCGACCAAAGAAGACACTGGTTCTGGTCTGAGCAACGAGCAGTCGAGAAAGGACAAGATCCTCACAGCTCTGAAAATACTAGAGAGCATAGTTCCAGGTGCAAAAGGGAACCAAGCTCTCTTGCTTCTAGACGAAGCCATTGATTACCTAAAGCTACTGAAACAAGAGTTGATCTCCACCAGTCACTAG
- the LOC108830844 gene encoding uncharacterized protein LOC108830844 isoform X2 has translation MLRLTLRLTPNLASDAEKSRVRDVNDAARLRIFSSLPFTDHKLSLPFTDYHHELSSPIDAGHRPRVLSLLRLTKTSTKPISSFLFSSTDDASRAPSSPPQTHLELSPSPTHLKLALHLSQALDPLSISSSPSLSSSPSRF, from the exons ATGCTGCGTCTGACGCTGCGTCTAACGCCGAATCTTGCGTCTGACGCCGAAAAATCTCGCGTCCGCGACGTAAATGATGCGGCTAGACTG CgtatcttctcttctcttccatTCACAGACCACAAGCTCTCTCTTCCATTCACAGACTACCACCACGAACTCTCTTCTCCGATAGATGCAGGACACAGACCTCGagttctctctcttctccgattGACGAAGACTTCGACCAAACCCATATCGAGCTTTCTCTTCTCCTCCACAGACGACGCCTCTCGAGCTCCCTCGTCTCCTCCACAGACGCATCTGGAGCTCTCTCCATCTCCAACGCATCTCAAGCTCGCTCTCCACCTCTCTCAAGCTCTCGACCCTCTCTCCATCTcgagctctccatctctctcaagCTCTCCATCTCGGTTCTAA
- the LOC108830844 gene encoding uncharacterized protein LOC108830844 isoform X1, translating into MLRLTLRLTPNLASDAEKSRVRDVNDAARLPHLLLQLTQRIFSSLPFTDHKLSLPFTDYHHELSSPIDAGHRPRVLSLLRLTKTSTKPISSFLFSSTDDASRAPSSPPQTHLELSPSPTHLKLALHLSQALDPLSISSSPSLSSSPSRF; encoded by the exons ATGCTGCGTCTGACGCTGCGTCTAACGCCGAATCTTGCGTCTGACGCCGAAAAATCTCGCGTCCGCGACGTAAATGATGCGGCTAGACTG CCGCATCTTCTTCTCCAATTGACGCAGCgtatcttctcttctcttccatTCACAGACCACAAGCTCTCTCTTCCATTCACAGACTACCACCACGAACTCTCTTCTCCGATAGATGCAGGACACAGACCTCGagttctctctcttctccgattGACGAAGACTTCGACCAAACCCATATCGAGCTTTCTCTTCTCCTCCACAGACGACGCCTCTCGAGCTCCCTCGTCTCCTCCACAGACGCATCTGGAGCTCTCTCCATCTCCAACGCATCTCAAGCTCGCTCTCCACCTCTCTCAAGCTCTCGACCCTCTCTCCATCTcgagctctccatctctctcaagCTCTCCATCTCGGTTCTAA